ATTCTGCCACACGCACCATACGGGCTTTATTTTTGGCATAACTCTTCTCATTACAGTTTAAAAGAAGATCAATCATCCATTTATACTGCTTCATGCTTGAAGTTGGGCGAATCGCAAGTGGTGCATGTTTACGTTGCATCATCCATTTTGCAGCTTTCATCGGAATACCTGGTGCCGCCCAAGGGGATGAATAACCTGGAGAAATTTGACCTGCATTGCCGTAACTTGTCTCAAGCCCAGCGCCATCTTGACGATCAACAACCGTGACTTTAAAACCTTTTTTCGCTAAATAATATGCGAGTGATGTTCCAACTGCACCACTTCCTAATACTAATACTTGCATGTTCAAGCTCCCCCTATCACATAACATCCTGTGGATAATTGATTCAAAAAAATCATACCTATAAATTCATTTGCCTATCTATCTTCAAAAAGGATATCCAATAATCATTATAGATAAGTGGCAGGCACATTATACAGGCTTCCTTAGCAGAGCTGAAAATCTTTCATCAATATCTTGCGCTTTGTCTATCTTCATAGTAAATAAACAATGATTTAGCGGAATAATTTTAAGCTTTCTTGTGCCAAGTCATGTCACCTGATACACCAAAACGAATTTTTACAAAATTCTTGATATTTTCATAATCCATTTATAATTATTATTGTGATGTTTTATCTGAATATTATCAAGGCGTTGATAACAACTATAGCGGTTTTAATAATAACGGCTTGTAGCTCAACTGAAATCCGTGACTTTGTACGTAGACCTGATCCTACAGGAATTGCTAAAGTCGCTACTCGAGCTTCTGTTGATGAGGAAATGTAATCCTCTCCTTTTTAATACCATCCAAAAGTAGAAGATTTTCCTTGGTTTATTGACCTTTCGTTATTATAACTCCATAGCCATTTTGTAGAATAAATTTGTACTTCATTGATCGTTTCAAACAGATAGCTCTATAGTAATTCTTCCCTTACTGTTCTGCTAAACCGTTCAATATAGGCATTTTGTGTAGGTTTTCCAGGCTGAGTATAGATCAAGGTAATTTTCTCGGAATTGGCCCAATCAATTAATTTCTGGCTAATATATTCAGGACCGTTATCACATCGAATCGCCGCAGGCTTTCCTCGCCACTCAATAACTCTCTTTAAAGAGCGAATCACTTTTTCTGTCGGTAAACTAAAATCAATATCCACGCAAAGTCCTTCCCGATTATAATCATCAATTACATTGAACGCTCTGAAATAACGTCCATTTCGCAAGCTGTCAGACATAAAATCCATCGACCATATTTGATTAATATCCGTCGCTAAACCTAGTTTTTCTGGACGCTTTCTAACAATTTGTTTTCTTGGTTTAATTCTGAGATTAAGTTCTAACTCCCGATAAATTCTCAAAACTCGTTTATGATTCCATCGGAATATTTTAAATATTTCTTAAATAATCAAAACATAAGCCAAAGCCCCAGCGCCTATGAGTTTTAGTTAACCTTAGCAACCACATTTCAATGAGTTTGTTTTCTGAGCTAGTTTTGCCCTGATAGTTAAAAGTCGTTTTGCTAATTCCAAATATCTCACAAATCAAATGAATAGAGGCATTTTGAGTTTTTAAAACAGCTTTAGCCATCTCTTTTCGTTGAGACGGCTTTACCACTTTCCCTCTAAGGCTTCTTTGCGAATACGGGATTTAAGGCACTCTTCGGCATACATTTTCTTGAGTTTTGCATTCTCAGCTTCGAGTTCTTTTAGCCGAGTGATCATTGACGCATCCATACCCCCATATTTTGAGCGCCATTTATAAAATGTTGCGGAGCTAATGCCATATTCTCGACATAAATCTGGGACTTTCACGCCAGATTCATTCTGTTTTAAGATCGACATAATTTGTGAGTCTGTGAATTTTGATTTTTTCATAGTTAATTTCTCCTGAGTAAATAATACGAGAAAATTCTACTTATGATCGGTATTATTTCTAGGGAGGATTACAGATCTTAATTGTTAGAAATCGGCGGGTTGTTTACACTTCAGTGTTAAAATAATTTTCTAAAACTTCATAAGGCGTTAAACCATTAATACCCTTATGAGGTTTTACTGTGTTGTAATAGTTCAAAAATCGTTTTAGCTTCTTTTTCCGATCATCTGAACTGATAAACTCTTCCTGATTATGCCACATTTCCATGAGTGTTCGAATGACTCTTTCTGCTTTTCCATTCGTTTGAGGGCAAGCTGGCTTTGTAAACTTTTGATTAATCTTATGTGTTAGACACATTTCGACAAAGGCATGTTCTGATGTACCTTTATACTCACGACCATTATCCGAATAGGTGCATTCTACAGTATAGGGACACTGTTCTAACAGATCCCATCGAAGAAATTCAGCAGCACTAAACTGTGATTTATCAGGATAAATACCGGCATAAAGTTCTCTTGAAAAATCATCAATTCCTACAAATAAATACTCTCTAGTGCGATTTTTAAGATCCCCTTTTAAAAGAGGGAGCCGTTTAGTATCCACATGGACCATCTCGCCAGGATAGTTTTTGTTATAACGTTTAGCCCTCTTTTTAAGTTTCTCTTCAATAGATTTTTCAATCTTTGCAAGACGTTTAATGCCATACTTAATTGTTCTATAACGTTCATTTTTACTAGCTAATGGCACAAACAAGTTCAATCTACCTTGTTTTAGTACTTTATAGATCGTAGGTCTGCTTACCATAAAACGCTCAGCTAGATAGGTTACGGTAAATTTTTCTTGATGATGTAATCGCCAAATCTCTTCTCGATGAAACGGCGTTAATTTTGTTTTTCGATGGATATTCATAACAGTATTTTCTCCTAATACTGTAAACAACGCGATAAAATCCTACATCTTAATAGATAAAAAAGCGCTTCTAGAGCGCTTTTTTTATTGCGATGACTTCTATATTTCATATTTTATGCTTATAATGATCGCTTTTAGAGATAGATGAGATCTTAAAGAAGAAATAACGCACATAAAGCCCAACTCCCCCTGGTTTTTATTAGCTTTTCCTCTGATTCAATCTATCTCTCTCTCTTTTAATGATTACTTTGCAGGGCTTATTTGAAGTATGTTTGAGTCAATTTTGACAACGATCCAGACGATTCTCTGGGATTACCTTCTTGTCTATCTCCTTTGTGGAATTGGGATTTTCTATACATTTCTATTAAAAGGCATCCAGATACGAAAATTTAAAACAGCGCTAAGCGCCCTATTTTCTAAATTTACCTTATCAGGAAAAAAAGCCGATAAAAGCGGAATGAGCTCATTCCAAGCAGTATCAACGGCTATTGCAGGGCAAGTGGGGACTGGGAACTTAGCAGGCCCTGCTACCGCAATTATCGCCGGAGGTCCTGGGGCGATTTTCTGGATGTGGGTCTCTTCATTCTTTGGAATGGCAACCATTTATGCTGAAGCGATGCTAGCACAAAAATACCGTACAAAAGATCGTACAGGGCAAGCCGTGGGTGGCCCTGCTTACTATATTGAAAAAGGCTTAGGTATTAAGTGGCTAGCAGTACTCTTTGCTGTTCTTATCATTGTAGCGCTTGGCTTAATTGGTAACATGGTGCAATCAAACTCTATCGCCTCAGCTTTTGAGAAGTCACTGCATATTCCAACATGGGCAACAGGGCTAATTGTGGCAGTACTTGTGGCATTTGTCGTCATTGGTGGTATTAAAAACATTGCCTCTTTTACCGAAAAAATTGTCCCCTCCATGGCATTTTTCTATCTTTTAGGGGCGATCATTGTTCTTGCGATGAACTATCAGTTTATTTTACCTGCCTTTAAAATGATCTTTATAGCCGCCTTTAACCCTGCAGCGGTACTTGGCGGCGGCGCAGGTATTGCGATTCAGCAAGCGATGCGTCTTGGAATTGCTCGTGGACTTTTCTCTAACGAAGCAGGAATGGGGTCAACGCCACATGCCCATGCCGTAGCAAAAGTTAAAACACCAGAAGAACAAGGTTATATTGCGATGATGGGGGTCTTTGTTGTGGGAGTTATTGTCACCCTTACAGGCCTTGTTATTATCACATCAGGTATTCGGGGTTGGGAAGCATCGGGCGCAACGGGTCCTTCCTTTTTAAGCTTCTTTGAAGGTCATGGCACAGGGATTACGATTACCCAATATGCCTATGAGCTTGTTTTTGGCTCTGTGGGCGGTATTTTTATTGCATTTTCCCTCTTCTTCTTTGCATTCTCCACCATTATTGGTTGGTATTATTATGCTGAAACCAATGTCCGCTATCTTTTTAAAAGCAGAGCGGCGGTACCAATTTTCCAGCTATTGGCGGTCATTGGGATCTTTAGTGCCTCCTTTATCCAAGTAGATGTTGTTTGGCAATTAGCTGATCTCTTTAATGGATTAATGGTATTACCCAATATTACGGCACTTTTTCTATTAGCACCGATTGTGGTGATGGAAACATCAGGTTTACGCTTAGAAAACATTCCACTTCTTAACAAATTCAAATGGCATAAAAAAGAGCTCTAATCTATTTACCTCTCTAAAAAAAATCCCCTAAAAGCATTATTGATACTTTTTAATAGTGCTTTTTTGATTTTAGCGATATTAGACAAGTTCTCGTCACAAAAAAAAGGTACAATCAGGCAAAGTTTAATCTCATTTTCAAGAGGATATTTATGAAACCACTATCCATTGGTCTTGTTGCACATGATGCAAAGAAAAAACTCCTTGTCGATTGGGTTGGTGATTATCTCCCCTACTTCCGTCAGCATGAGCTCTTTGCAACCGGAACCACAGGACAACACATCTTAGAAGCATACCCTGATCTTAGCCTCACTCGTCTTAAAAGTGGGCCATTAGGCGGTGATCAGCAACTCGGTTCAATGATCTGCTCCGATAAACTTGATATGCTCATTTTCTTTACTGATGCATTAACCCCGATGCCACATGATGTTGATGTGAAGGCTTTAATCCGCCTGTCAACACTCTACAATATTCCTATCGCTTGCAATACGGCAACCGCAAGCTTATTAATGAAAGCCATCTTGATCGATAATGATTATGATCATTAGGAAATAGATCATAATCACTATTACACAACATATTATCTTCACAAATAAAAAGTCGCATCCCATTTAGGTGCGACTTTTTTATTAAAGCAATATACCTATTGATATATCTATAGTCGAATTGATTTAAGAAACATTATTTTTAAAAATAAAGCGCTGTAGTGTTCATCAAACGAGCTTTCACAATGCAGACTCTTACGCTTCTCATAACCGATACTCTAATAATCTAATTCAATGACTTTTAAACCGATTTTACTGCTCTTAAAACAGCGCCTCTTTTCTGACAGAAGGATCATTTAAAAGATACATATAAATCATGCTATGCACTAACCAAATAAAAGGTAAAATCCATAATGAAGCGATAAATAGTAATAGATAAGGGATCAACATATAAGTGTTAGAAATCGGCGGGTTGTTTACACTTCAGTGTTAAAATAATTTTCTAAAACTTCATAAGGCGTTAAACCATTAATACCCTTATGAGGTTTTACTGTGTTGTAATAGTTCAAAAATCGTTTTAGCTTCTTTTTCCGATCATCTGAACTGATAAACTCCTCCTGATTATGCCACATTTCCATGAGTGTTCGAATGACTCTTTCTGCTTTTCCATTCGTTTGAGGGCAAGCTGGCTTTGTAAACTTTTGATTAATCTTATGTGTTAGACACATTTCGACAAAGGCATGTTCTGATGTACCTTTATACTCACGACCATTATCCGAATAGGTGCATTCTACAGTATAGGGACACTGTTCTAACAGATCCCATCGAAGAAATTCAGCAGCACTAAACTGTGATTTATCAGGATAAATACCGGCATAAAGTTCTCTTGAAAAATCATCAATTCCTACAAATAAATACTCTCTAGTGCGATTTTTAAGATCCCCTTTTAAAAGAGGGAGCCGTTTAGTATCCACATGGACCATCTCGCCAGGATAGTTTTTGTTATAACGTTTAGCCCTCTTTTTAAGTTTCTCTTCAATAGATTTTTCAATCTTTGCAAGACGTTTAATGCTATACTTAATTGTTCTATAACGTTCATTTTTACTAGCTAATGGCACAAACAAGTTCAATCTACCTTGTTTTAGTACTTTATAGATCGTAGGTCTGCTTACCATAAAACGCTCAGCTAGATAGGTTACGGTAAATTTTTCTTGATGATGTAATCGCCAAATCTCTTCTCGATGAAACGGCGTTAATTTTGTTTTTCGATGGATATTCATAACAGTATTTTCTCCTAATACTGTAAACAACGCGATAAAATCCTACATATAAAGGAACATTTGCCCTTGCGTGATCATAAAAGGGTTCATTCCGCCCATTAATAATTGCATAACAAGGACAATTACAAAAAAGAACACGACGAACAATATATATATTAAGATCATAAAAACGATATAAAAAATAACTAGCTTTAATAATCGCCCCATCACAAGCTTCCTTGAGCTCTCCATTACTTGCCAAAAGCCCATTCCAGGATTATCTGCCATAATATAAAAGACAAAAGAATAGTAAGCTAATTCCCAAGATAACAATTAAAATAGTGATAGAAATAATTACTTGCAGTGTTTCATTGTGGCTATATCTCATTAGATAAGCTAAGCCATAAGGGATGATTAATGTAAAAATACTCCATAATAACCACACCATAAAAACTCTACCCGCATCTGGGAAAAAGCCAAATAAGCCCGGTATAAGAGGATTGTCTTCTTGACGAATATGCCTCATAACAATCAGTGTCATTCCGCCGGTAAAAATCATACTTACCAATGAGAGAACAATATATATCCCCCAAAGAGAGACACTCATTATCAAAAGGTCCGATGCGGCATATCTAAAATCCATGCGATATATAGATGTCGGCATTGGTATCAATTGTGCCATTAAAAAAAAGAGCGCAAAAAAAACTAAAAGAATGATGATGCCGGATAAAAAGAATTTAAACTTTAACCCCTTAATGCCTGAAAATGCTTTTAAAATTACCTCCTTTACAGGAAAATTATAACCTTCTGCAATCGCATTATTGATTGTGTCTGTTGAAAACCTGTGAGCATCGTTTTGAGATCCGTGACCGGTGAAATCCGCAGACATATACCTTCTCCAATTAAATTAACAACTAAAATAGAACTATCGTATTCTAATTCACTAATATTCAATATTGGTAAAAATATTATAAAAGCGATTAATAGATACTTTTAAAATCGATTTTAATATTTCTTTAATCCCCCTCTTAGGTACAAATACATTTAGAAGCGCTGAGTTTCTATCCATATCGCTTTTTAAAAGTTTTTAGCTAAAAAAACATCCATATTCATTTACCTAGAATCCTATATTTTTCTTTTTCTAACGATATCCTTCATAAAAAATGATTGACCTGATCCAAAAAAAGCGCCTATTTGCGTGCAACTCGCCAAAATCAATAGTAGACTAAATCTTTTTTTAAATTATCTTTTGAACTCTTAATGAAGGATCGTCATGAATCAAATGCGAGAACTGACGCTCCGGGGAATGATCCTTGGAGCGTTAATCACGATAATATTTACCGCCTCAAACGTCTATCTTGGTCTTAAAGTTGGACTCACCTTCTCATCTGCAATCCCTGCAGCTGTCATTTCGATGGCTGTTTTAAAGCTCTTTGCAGATTCCACCATTTTAGAAAACAACATGGTGCAAACCCAAGCATCAGCTGCCGGCACCCTCTCTTCGATTATCTTTGTAATCCCTGGACTTTTAATGATTGGCTACTGGAGTGATTTTCACTTCATGATGACATTCTTTATCTGCGCCGCTGGTGGAATGCTTGGGGTTCTCTTCTCAATTCCCCTTCGCCATGTCATGGTTGTTAAAAGCGATCTACCTTACCCAGAAGGCGTTGCCGCAGCTGAAATTTTAAAAGCAGGATGTAGTGAAGAAGTCGATAGCAATGGTAAGAGCTCCTCTAAAGAAGGTCTTAAAGATATTCTTTTTGGTAGTGCAATTGCAGCCGTTGTCACACTCTTTACCGGCGGTTTTAGAATCTTAGCGGGGAGCGCATCTTATTTTGCTGTTGCAGGTAAAGCGGTTATTCAAATTCCGATGGGCTTTTCTCTTGCATTAATGAGTGCCGGTTACTTAGTTGGAATTGTCTCTTCTGTTGCAATTATCATTGGTGCCTTAATGGCGTGGGGGGTTGCGGTTCCTATTTTAAGTAGCATCGGGGATTTCCCAGCAGATATGACAGCTTCTGCCATTGCTTCAAAAATCTGGGCAGAAGATGTTCGCTTTATTGGCGCAGGTACTTTAGCAATTGCGGCACTTTGGACGCTTTTAACGCTCTTTAAACCCGTTGTTGAAGGGATTAAGATGTCACTTGGTGCATTAACGGGAGAAACAGGTAACTCTGCAAACCGTACCGAGCAAGATCTCTCCCCTAAAACGATCCTGATGATCATGATCGCAATGCTGGTGATCTTACTGGGAACCTTCTATACCTTTATCGCTGATGCAAATCTCTCCACAGGATTTGCTTGGACTTTAGTGGTTATCTCTGTAATCTTTGCCTTTATCATGGGCTTTTTAGTTGCAGCAGCAAGTGGTTATATGGCGGGATTAGTCGGATCATCGGCAAGCCCTATCTCTGGTATTGGGATTGTTGCCGTAACGATTGTTGCACTTTTACTCCTTGTAGTCGGGGAAGCCGGCGGCTTAATGGAAACAGCTGATGGGAAAAAATTTGCCACAGCCTTAGCCCTTTTCACCACAAGTGCTGTCGTTGCCATTGCAAGTATCTCAAATGATAACTTACAAGACCTTAAAACAGGTTTCCTTGTGCACGCAACACCGTGGCGTCAGCAAGTGGCGCTCTTAATTGGCTGTATTGTTGGAGCGATTGTTATTGCCCCTATTTTAGATATTCTCTATCAAGCCTATGGCTTTACAGGCGCAATGCCAAGAGCGGATATGGATCCTACCCAAGTATTGGCAGCGCCACAAGCGACATTAATGGCGACGATCTCTACGGGTATCTTCTCCCACAACCTTGAATGGACCATGATTATTATTGGTCTTATCATCGGTGCGGTAGTGATTGCTTTAGATCTCTTCCTTAAAAAAAGTGGCTCAAAATTCCGTTTACCAGCACTTGCGGTAGGCATGGGAATCTATCTTCCACCAAGCATTACAACGCCAATCTTTATCGGGGGTCTACTCTCATGGATTATCAAGCGCGCAGTACATAAACGCCTTGCAAAAGAATCAGAAGAGACTCGTAATGAAGAGAATCGCAAAGCTGACCGCAAAAGTGCCCTTATCGCATCTGGCCTTATTGTTGGTGAGAGCTTAATCGGCGTTATCATGGCGGCAATTATTGTAGTGAGCATGAACGTTGATGCCATTTCGGATGATCGTAAAAATGCCCCATTATCACTTTTGGGTAGCATGACTGAGATCTTTGGTAGTTCAACACCGATGGTTCAACAATTATTAGGATTATTTATCTTTATCCTTGTGGCAGTGATCTTTGTAAGACGCGCACTTTCAGCGGCAAAAAAATAAAGAAATGATCCAATTTTAATATCATCAAAATTAGATACTTAAAAAGGCTTTAAGAGACATCTTAAAGCCTTTTATTTTATCTTAAAACCGCTAAAAATCAGGATTTTATTACCGCTATGAAGAGAGGTACTCCTCAATATCCCTCATTCTTAATCCCACATAAGGGCTCGTTAAAATTAAACGCGCTTTAATATCACTGGGCAAACCATTAAGTGAGTGGTCATCATCTATAATAAGAATTTGATCCACCTTTAGATGTCGATGATCAACCCAATCCTGAATCTCTTCACAACGTGATTTTTGAGGTGTCATCACCGATTCAATTCGACTAATAATAGGAATCTTGATTCCGCGATTAGAGAGTAGTTGTTGCCACTCTGTGAGCGAAAAACTGAAACGATGAGAGGTTGATAAAATGATCTCTTCAATATCAATATTAGCCAAAAGATACATTAATGCTTCCATTGCACGAATATCAAAACGATAAAATCCATCCTCATCATGATCGATCTTACGATGAGGATTTGCATGAACCATCACGCCATCAATATCTAGAAACAGCTTCACGCTACACGCCTTAGACTATCGCCATTCTACTTCAGGGAAAGCCGCTTTAACGCCGGAAACAACCCCCATGCCAAGCTCTTTCATCATCTTCTCAAAAGGATCATCCTTAACTGTAAAATTGACTAAGAAAGGGGCTTGAAACTCTTCGCGTGCGATCGTTGCGGTTGAGCCTAAGCCATCAATTAAACCAATTTCTAAAGCTTGCTCTCCATTCCAGATTAAACCGCTATAAAGATCAGGGTTATCTCGAACATTAAGACGTTTACCACGCCCTTTTTCAACGGCATCGATAAACTGATCATGAACGCCTGTAAGTACCTCTTCCCAGAAGGCAGTTTCAATGGCGTTTTGTGGAGAGAAAGGATCTAAAAAGGCTTTATGTTCACCTGAAGTATAAAGGCGGCGCTCAATCCCTACTTTTTCAATTAAGCCAGTAAACCCAAAACTCGCAGCAGTAACACCGATGGAACCCACTAAACTTGCTTTATCCGCATAGATATTATCGGTTGCAGCAGCAATATAATACGCGCCTGATGCCCCAATATCCTCAATCACACTCACAATCGGTTTATCAGGTTGTAATGACCGTAAACGGTTAATCTCATCATAAACATAGCCACTTTGCACCGGCGAGCCTCCGCCTGAATTAATCCGTAGCACAATACCGGCAACATTAGGATCTTTATAAGCCCGCTGAATCCCATTAATCACTCTTGCAGCACTTGCCTCGCTATTATCTGCAATCATCCCTTTAACATCGACCACTGCCGTATAACGGGTAATGATATTTCCTTGTTCATCCATTTGAATACCACTGCTACTAAGTCCCTTAGCCCCGATAAATCCAAGGACTATCAAGATAAAAATCAATAAAAAGATTATCCGAAAGAAAATATTCCAGCGTCTTTTACGTCTTGATTCTACCGT
The nucleotide sequence above comes from Ignatzschineria rhizosphaerae. Encoded proteins:
- a CDS encoding integrase core domain-containing protein, whose amino-acid sequence is MNIHRKTKLTPFHREEIWRLHHQEKFTVTYLAERFMVSRPTIYKVLKQGRLNLFVPLASKNERYRTIKYGIKRLAKIEKSIEEKLKKRAKRYNKNYPGEMVHVDTKRLPLLKGDLKNRTREYLFVGIDDFSRELYAGIYPDKSQFSAAEFLRWDLLEQCPYTVECTYSDNGREYKGTSEHAFVEMCLTHKINQKFTKPACPQTNGKAERVIRTLMEMWHNQEEFISSDDRKKKLKRFLNYYNTVKPHKGINGLTPYEVLENYFNTEV
- a CDS encoding alanine/glycine:cation symporter family protein; translation: MFESILTTIQTILWDYLLVYLLCGIGIFYTFLLKGIQIRKFKTALSALFSKFTLSGKKADKSGMSSFQAVSTAIAGQVGTGNLAGPATAIIAGGPGAIFWMWVSSFFGMATIYAEAMLAQKYRTKDRTGQAVGGPAYYIEKGLGIKWLAVLFAVLIIVALGLIGNMVQSNSIASAFEKSLHIPTWATGLIVAVLVAFVVIGGIKNIASFTEKIVPSMAFFYLLGAIIVLAMNYQFILPAFKMIFIAAFNPAAVLGGGAGIAIQQAMRLGIARGLFSNEAGMGSTPHAHAVAKVKTPEEQGYIAMMGVFVVGVIVTLTGLVIITSGIRGWEASGATGPSFLSFFEGHGTGITITQYAYELVFGSVGGIFIAFSLFFFAFSTIIGWYYYAETNVRYLFKSRAAVPIFQLLAVIGIFSASFIQVDVVWQLADLFNGLMVLPNITALFLLAPIVVMETSGLRLENIPLLNKFKWHKKEL
- a CDS encoding methylglyoxal synthase, producing the protein MKPLSIGLVAHDAKKKLLVDWVGDYLPYFRQHELFATGTTGQHILEAYPDLSLTRLKSGPLGGDQQLGSMICSDKLDMLIFFTDALTPMPHDVDVKALIRLSTLYNIPIACNTATASLLMKAILIDNDYDH
- a CDS encoding integrase core domain-containing protein, with the protein product MNIHRKTKLTPFHREEIWRLHHQEKFTVTYLAERFMVSRPTIYKVLKQGRLNLFVPLASKNERYRTIKYSIKRLAKIEKSIEEKLKKRAKRYNKNYPGEMVHVDTKRLPLLKGDLKNRTREYLFVGIDDFSRELYAGIYPDKSQFSAAEFLRWDLLEQCPYTVECTYSDNGREYKGTSEHAFVEMCLTHKINQKFTKPACPQTNGKAERVIRTLMEMWHNQEEFISSDDRKKKLKRFLNYYNTVKPHKGINGLTPYEVLENYFNTEV
- a CDS encoding OPT family oligopeptide transporter encodes the protein MNQMRELTLRGMILGALITIIFTASNVYLGLKVGLTFSSAIPAAVISMAVLKLFADSTILENNMVQTQASAAGTLSSIIFVIPGLLMIGYWSDFHFMMTFFICAAGGMLGVLFSIPLRHVMVVKSDLPYPEGVAAAEILKAGCSEEVDSNGKSSSKEGLKDILFGSAIAAVVTLFTGGFRILAGSASYFAVAGKAVIQIPMGFSLALMSAGYLVGIVSSVAIIIGALMAWGVAVPILSSIGDFPADMTASAIASKIWAEDVRFIGAGTLAIAALWTLLTLFKPVVEGIKMSLGALTGETGNSANRTEQDLSPKTILMIMIAMLVILLGTFYTFIADANLSTGFAWTLVVISVIFAFIMGFLVAAASGYMAGLVGSSASPISGIGIVAVTIVALLLLVVGEAGGLMETADGKKFATALALFTTSAVVAIASISNDNLQDLKTGFLVHATPWRQQVALLIGCIVGAIVIAPILDILYQAYGFTGAMPRADMDPTQVLAAPQATLMATISTGIFSHNLEWTMIIIGLIIGAVVIALDLFLKKSGSKFRLPALAVGMGIYLPPSITTPIFIGGLLSWIIKRAVHKRLAKESEETRNEENRKADRKSALIASGLIVGESLIGVIMAAIIVVSMNVDAISDDRKNAPLSLLGSMTEIFGSSTPMVQQLLGLFIFILVAVIFVRRALSAAKK
- a CDS encoding HAD domain-containing protein, translated to MKLFLDIDGVMVHANPHRKIDHDEDGFYRFDIRAMEALMYLLANIDIEEIILSTSHRFSFSLTEWQQLLSNRGIKIPIISRIESVMTPQKSRCEEIQDWVDHRHLKVDQILIIDDDHSLNGLPSDIKARLILTSPYVGLRMRDIEEYLSS
- a CDS encoding S49 family peptidase, whose translation is MSEFQSQGRPPQLDGQAISHHSSSIDNTLLTKALADALNNATVESRRKRRWNIFFRIIFLLIFILIVLGFIGAKGLSSSGIQMDEQGNIITRYTAVVDVKGMIADNSEASAARVINGIQRAYKDPNVAGIVLRINSGGGSPVQSGYVYDEINRLRSLQPDKPIVSVIEDIGASGAYYIAAATDNIYADKASLVGSIGVTAASFGFTGLIEKVGIERRLYTSGEHKAFLDPFSPQNAIETAFWEEVLTGVHDQFIDAVEKGRGKRLNVRDNPDLYSGLIWNGEQALEIGLIDGLGSTATIAREEFQAPFLVNFTVKDDPFEKMMKELGMGVVSGVKAAFPEVEWR